GTGTAAACCTTAATTTGAACCCTGACCTAGACCGTAACTGTAATTCTAGCCCTTTTCTGGTTTATGAAAAAAGTCATTGCATCATGAGCCCTCCTAATGGAAAGCTGTACCATAAAAATTTGCTTGCACATATTTTTCATAGTTTGATATTTGggattcattctttcttttttaatgattaCTGTTTTAATTCCCTTAATGCTAGttcttgtctttgtgttgcTAGTCAAGAAAtgcagactaaaaaaaaattcatggttaaaaaaaattgtgcataaaacaataaaactaatgGACAATCATTGATATTTGTCTTATGCTTTTATGTCAACATTTGGAAGAAAACTGTCATGTACAATGTACATAGCTGCTAAGGGTCAAATTTAACTATAATCACAAGTTCACAAATCTGTGATAGAGGGTTAACAAAGTTTAAATTTCAAAGATTTGCCCACATGACTTCTTTGCTCACATTCTGTTGTATGAGAATGTCGAtggatgattgttgatgatttagtctatgtataatttatgtaaagcactatgagcaaatcattggaaagatgctatataaatcataattattattttacagactgatttttagatTTCAGATCCTATCTGTCAAGGATTTACTATATGTTGATGCTTTTTGTGGTTAGACATCTCAATGTCAAACATTATAAGTGCTTTGcacttaaattttgttttaatatactGTGGAGAatggaaacattttatataGAATCACAGTATTTTAAGTGCATGGATATTGTTGAGGAATATGTTTTGTTATAGACTGTTGTATTTATATGGGAGATGGGATTTATTGTGCTAAATCTTAagggaaaatattatttaccaGTTTAACTGGAAGAGCtttatttggtttcttttatgatttttttttttgttgcttgcaGGAACCCCTTTAGCATCCTAAAGACCCCTAAAAAACCATTAATTTCCCGAACGGTGAGTGTTTATAATTTGAtagttttcatttactttttaaatcaagtaGTTTAATTGAAATTAAGTTTGATTTGTGGAATGTTTCTTATCAGAATGTTTCTTGTTCAGggtaaaaattatcttttttatacCTTCAAAAAGTAACTTGCAATGTACATTATCATGTGAGGAAGATGATAGAATATAGAAAATTATACAAAGATTTAGtgtcttatttatttcacaTGTATGCTTCCTGGTTAGATTTTTCAGGTTAATGTCACATATTCTTTCCTGAGAAGAAtgatttttctatttgtaaagattttttttatttttataggcagaaagagattttgaaaaagaagtgaagaagCTTAGAAGAgtgagtattatttttttatgactgcttaaaaaaaattaaaacagtatcATCTGATCATGATTTGTTCTATATGCAAGACTGTTCTGAGTATTACTTGATCTGTTTTTCTCAGATTAATGAGGATTTTGTTGATCTGAAATAAGTACTTGCAGAACTGTAACTCATGAAAATTTTAATCTATGAAAGGATGCTACACTACTGCATTTGCCATTTTAAACTATGGTGATCACAATGGATTTGATTCtcttgcaagaaagaaaatcagtCTTCATGATGTCAGATTCTAGTAGTATTTGAACAAATTCCTAGAAAACCAGATCAAAGCTTTTAAAGGATTTGCAATGCTTCAAggattatgttttaaaataattttctgttattttttaaaacacattcagTTAGATTCATGTGCCATGGAACTTTCTGGTCTTTATTTCAGCATCTTTGGAGAGTAGTTTTAGTCTGTTTATAGTGGTATATGTTTGATTCTTTTGCCTATGGAGACATTTTAAATGTAGTAAAAGATATGTTTGTGCAGGCTTGATGAAGTGACAAAGCGCCTAcacaaagatggaaaaagacTTGTCGATGCAAACACaggtacagatttttttttgagTGGTTTCCATTGAGGAGGCTAAAGCCTGAGAgacatacaatttttttaggTCTGTCATATGACAGTACTTTTTAGTTTTAGAATTTGATTGTGCAAGGCCAGAAGAACAGGGCCAAAGCCCGTAATGAAACATTAAAGAGGGGCAGCGGTCGCCTTGAGGTGATACCAGACTGTGAGTTGGACAAAAGGTATCTCCCCTGGCATTAGCTGAGCCTGGGAATTGCAGCCACTTACGTAAGGGGGACCACTGTCATCACTCAGGAGTATGCCTGTTAATTGAAAAACCGGTATACTTAGAACCGGAAAACAgtgtttgttttcgttgccaCCAACTGGACACAAGTGCTAAATGAGGGACCTAGATGGGTGTCGTGATAGTCAGAGGTTGATGTGGCTGACTGTGAGAAAGAGGGACAGTGGATAGGTCATAGGTATCCAAGTATAGCACAGGGAGATGTGGTCACTTTAGTCCAAGATTGATAGGGCAAGTTAGATATGGTTCAGAGAGGTCACATGGTGAATAGTATTATAGGATAGAGCTGTATTTGAGGCTTTtcctcgtgttccagcagagacgtTGCTCTCTGAGTGATTTTCAGTTGTAACCAGCAGGTCTGAAAAGGGAGGCCTGTGCCGCTTAGAAtgtatcactacctgctggcacttgtggTCTGGTTGCATAGGGAAGAGTATGGGTGCAAATAAGAGGATGGTTCTCCCAAGCGACAAGCAAAAGAAACTGTGTTTGGCAGCAAGAAGTGTGAGGCAGCGGTTGGTAGAGGCTGGTAGACCCATAATGACTCAGACATTTGGTGGGAAGGACTATTAAACAGACAGTACCTATGCTTTGTTGGACTGGAAATCCTGATTGGAATACTGCTAGAATTGCTctacacatttttcttgaagatcagttttttaaacatttttacttggATATTTTTTCAATTACTAAAATACTTGGATCTGACCAGAGTTTTGCTGAGATATATAGAATAAGAAGTAGAATAAACTATAATATAAATCCTGGAACAGGTACACATAAAACGAACTGTAACATGGTACCTGAATTTTACTAAATTATTCTTAGAATAGGAAACAGAACAAACTGTAGCATGATACCTGGgctggatttttgtttttgtacatgCAGACTGTGGTAGAATGATCCCTTGTTGGTTTCTGAATGTTGAGTACAGTTTCTCTTTATCAAATGGTGTTATTGTACTACATACACATAATATTAAACCGAAACATTATTACGTAAGTGAAAGATGATTGCTTTGAACATTAGCATTACACTGTGTGTGTAGCCCTGACAAAAGCAGAGAGACGACTGACACAGGACCTGCAGAACACCCCACTGTGTCAAGCTGAGAAGGAGCTGAAGTGGATTGTGGAGGAATGGGACCATGCCCTTGTGGCACTAGATTTACATTCACAGGAAACAGTATGACATCCTCTTATCATTTTACTAGCCTTCTCCACTATTGTCATAGTGTCATACAGGTACAGATTTCTAGCAGTTTTGGAGACAGCATGTGCTTGGTCTTGAACATATCCTAGGGGATAATGgcagaagtttctttttttttggtgcttgTTTTaggcagttttgtttgtttgtttttaatgaggGAAGGATGGGTTTTAACTGACTCATAAATGAAATTTCTTCTTATTGGAATTCCCTTTAAATCCTTTAAAACATGAATCATGTTTGTGTTAGTAATGAATATAAAGTTCATGtaaattttaaagatttctgtTTCACTTGTATTGATCATTAAGTTTTGGTCTTTTTCAGAATAGTGTGCTGCAAAAAGCTGTTATAGATCCTATTAAAAAGTAGgttaatttaatgttttaaaatacattatagTATAAAGTATGTTTTTTCccagtttaaaaattaagattttttgaATATTACATAAAACTAACAATCACAGGGTATATGAATCAGGGAGAGAAACCACTGCAGGGATCCagtaaattttaatgttaagaTTCCAAACAATTCTTCTTGTTCTGTGTATCTTTGAGAATGTTCATGTTTGAAAGATTCTGTTTTCCAAAATAGAAGGCTTTTGTGGACTTTGGAAATCTGTTCTCATTATTGGTGTTAaagtatatatttgtttatgttctgtgtttttgtttcatcttaTACTATACTGATAATCTGTTAAGGCATACAATTTGTATAACTAcctattttataaatatttaaatacttatGTTTATACTACTGCACATTTAATACTCaagatgcaaaaataaacattaagcaGTAAGTCTTTGTTCCCTTCATTGGCTCCAGGTTCAACACTATTTTTCCCCATGTTCAAGCTGCAGTGAAGAAGCGAGAGCAGAGTTTACAGGTAAGGAAGTCAGTTAACTTAAAGACAGGCGGTAGCATTAAGTGGAAATTgcaatcaaaagaaaatggCTATTGCATTTCATATTTAAGAGCATATTCTAATTTTATGCTTAGAGAGATGTGCATTGTTACTTTTGTGATGCAGGAAGTacaaaaatgtcagaacaaATTCACCAGGTACCAGGGACGTGAGAGAACAGGGCAAAATCTGGTCAAGCTGCATTCAGTAAGTTTCTCAGTCTTCTGTCAGCATTTTTCATAGAATGCTATTGTTAGCCTGTCcttttaatgtaatttattatcattagttAGTGCAAAGAGTACAACTTGCTTTGTTGGTGATTCTGCGCAAATAAAGCACtctgttgctattattattttgctgtgGTATTCTTTCCATTCACTGATTATTTAATACCACAAGCATAATTCTGATAAGCTGATTTtgaatttaatatcttttattctgGCACCCTCTTGGGgatattgaaatattaaaaatatatccatacatgttcatacacattcctatctttataaatagtatctaTTACTCGCACTCTCTGGTTAGTTTATGAAAgctaataacagaaaaaaaaacgaaagtaaaccaacagcagcaacaattgAAAGAGTTGTGTTATGTGCagcaattttgcttttttccttctGCCAGCCTCCACACACCTTTGGCCTGAATATAAATCTGAGGTTTAACGGTGTAATTGGTATGAGATCTGTAAAGTGCATCAATGCATATACAGGCCCCTGTCATGATGTGGAAATTTGTGTTATAAAAACTGACAAATGTATAGTGGTGTACACTAGGGCATACAAGTGAGGCAAATAACAGCCTTCAACCTTCATTTATTACAGAGTAAAGACGCCCTTCAGCAAGCTGAGCAGGAATTCAGTGCTCAGAATGCAGCACTGATGGAGGAGATGCCACGGTTGTATGAGAGTCGAATACAGTATTTTGAGCCGTCACTAGAGGCTCTAATTAGGTCGCAGGTATGCTGTTTTATAGATTGCaaagccttttcttttttttttttcttgagtgttGTAAATTAACATTCCATCCCTTGAAGTCATAATATAGACTGCAGGCAGTCTCGTATACACATCCTCTTAAGAAAACGTTGCAATGTTTGCATGATTGTACAGTTTCTGTACATAAGTCTTTGAAGATGGTTCTTGAATGCGAAGTCTTTATTACATGACAAACAACTGTGTTgtgacctgctgctgctgcccaTGGTATTAGCAGCTGCGAAATCTTGATGTTGTATGCAAAGTGATGTTTCAGCCAGCCATTAACTGCTGTGTCCAGTGTAGCAGTGTAAGTACAATGTTCAGTGTAAGCTGGTACGTTTTTCAATCCACTTCTGTGTTCTAATGATCACAGCTTGCTTGTTCTTTCTTAACAGGTGCAGCACACTACAGAAGCCTTCAGGATATATGGAGAGCTTTCAAACACCATGAACGGACAGAAGGATTGCTCCAACAGCGAATATGCTAGCCGAATCCAGCAGTCATTAGCAGAGATTAAGGCCCTTTCTATCACTGTTGACTAAATTAATACTTGCATGAGAGATGAATTAAAAAGTTCTCTGTTTGAATGACCTTATTCAACCAAGAGACTTGGCAGTGAAACTATTGTGACAAAATACTATATTAGATGGACTTATACCTTTATGTACAATTAGTCTCCCACAAAGAGATTGTTGATGAGGAACATCATGGTTCATTCCACATCAGTGAGAGTAAACTGGCAGAACTATGTGCCACATTCACCCTGCTCAACCATAGGACTGGCTTTCTGCTATTTTGCAAAATGGTACCAAATCCAAGGCTGTGATTTCTGCTGGaatcatacttttaaaaaaaacaacagtaacaGCAACATTCTTGTTCACAGAGAGAAAGCTGCTTCCTGGTGTTTATtaagtgcaatattttttaggTGCATAGTTCTTTAAGTTTCAAGTCATGTGTGGTCCCAAGATTTGTGTTGGTAGTATTTTCATGCCAGAGTGGAACAGCAATCTATGTACTCATAGTAAACATGTAGTACAAAAGATCTTTGAAAGTTCCATTAAATTTCAGATTATCTAAGCTGTGGAAATAgttacatgtttgtgtgtgtgcgcacgctgCTTGCTTGATATATTTCACTGCATAATGATTGGTAATTTGAAATGTGTGGGTATCTTTTCTCCTCtattccaaattaaaaaaaaaatgcatcaatttattttttctatagTTTGCAGCTGTGAATGCCTTCACAGCTACAGTTCAGTTGCATCAGTACGTCTATAGTGAATGAGTCAAGGGTCcaagacaatttttcttttgtttcttttggagGTTGTGGGGAGGGGTTCAATATTAAAAAGTGGTAGTGatttaaagtttattataaaTGCTTTGAAAATGGCCTGGAAAGATGACAAcagaatcagaaaaatatttacttagatggagtgaataatttttttctaaaaatcacAAATTCCATTTTTTCTGGGAGATTTTCATAATAAAACTACCTCTTGTCAAAAGTACTCTGTCTCACATTCATTACTAAAACTTGGGGTCTGCTACTGTTCTATCCACGTTAGTGTGCACAAAATTGGTGTGCTTcacaatttacaaaattattataataaaggAATTAGTTTATGCACATCTCatgatgcttaaaaaaattttaattcgaTGCGCCTGAACACATCATTTGCCCAAAGTCTATACATCCTATTTTTGAACatctgacaaagaaatgtgttgtggccaggaaaatgtgtttgtagggAAATTTTAAATTGGTTTGCAGCATCCAAGTGTTGAATATAGAAGTTGCCCAACTACAAGGCCAAGATGAAAAGGGTGCAGTGTGCTGTTTCTGGATTTTTTATGGGAATCTTAGAAGTATAGGAATGAAGAGTTCAGAGATCTGGAATGTCATCaaggaacaaaatttttttaccaGTTTATAATCTGTTGACAGGGTTGGGGGTGGAGGGGAGTGggattgatgttttatgccaaaCCAGCAACTACATTaaagcaaggcagccagccctataaacagatgccacatgcagagaaagaacagtgtgcccaagatgagagctgaacccaggccAGCCAACATTCACTGTACTGATGATCTGGAATGCCAGGGAGATGCAAGTCTAGCTGTCATGACACAAGTAATGTTTTTGTGGCCTGAAAAAGTTGATGTCATCGCAGATTGTACTTATGTAGATTCAGTTAAGCAAATTTTGATGTCAAGGATTATTTTTTGCTATgcctatttaaaaataagaaactgATTGGTTGATCAACAAAGATTCAGTTTTAAAGCCAGttattgcagttttttttctaagtcaTCCATTATCAAGTTTCAGGATAGGAGAGGACGAAATTGATAAAAGGATGAAGTTCTGAAAAATTCAGAGTTGGGGTGTGGGTTGCAGATCTAGAATACCCAAGCGAACAAGCGAGCTGTTTTCTATCAACAATATAGAACTGCAAGAATGAAGGCATTAAGATTGTGAATGTTGAATATGTTTCTGATGTAGTTGATAAGAATATCATGGTCGATAGTGTTTAAGACCATAAAAAGCTATAGAAAAGTGACAAATGATAACTGAAATCTGCTGCACACAGCAATTAGGATGCTGAAGAGGTCTGTGGAGGCAAGCCATCAGTCACATGCAGACACTAACCATTCTCTTACTCCAACATTGATGAAACTATTGTCAGGCAAAAGCGGGTATATTTGACATTGCTGTTTATGATGGTGATATCTGTAATTCACATTTAACATTGACATACAGTACATGTAAATAGCATAGAAAAAGAGTGAGGAGCTAATACTAAAACCCAGTAATACTTAATTCTCACTGTTGTGTTCTCAGGTACTTTTGTCAGTACATCACCAACTGTCCTAAATCttcattgtgtacatgtatatgaaaaTCTAACATTTCaagctgaaattaaaaatttcagtACACCagcttcaaaaaatattttccatcataaaaataatgtgaagaCACAAAGAGCACTTTGTGGGCATTTGTCAAGAAGGAACCTTAAATGATTACACCACTACTGCCATGATCCCCAAAATGGCTTCTTCATAGTATGGTGACTATTTTAAAGCCAGTGTACATTTAGTCAATTCTATACACATTTTTGGCAAGGTGCCACTCTCAAGGAAAAGTTTTGTTCTGAGGACAAGTCCAAGGGAAAGACaggttgcatttttttttagcccAGCTGAAATAATGCAGATATGGGTTTTAGAAACTGACATAAAACTGATATGAACAGTTAGAATGCTAACATTCTCCCCaatcaatatttacaaacaaatgttgaaaaagGCTGAAGGTCTAAAATAGCTGTACAGCTAAAATCTCAGGGTAACTTTGGCTTAGATttataaatttgtgtaaaaatgaaaaagacacaGCCAGTTAGTAGTCAGTGGAACAGTTATTACCAGCTACCCGGCTGGAGAGGcacattttcatgtctgttttcTCCCCCAGCTCCCTCTCTTCCACATCCTGCCCTGATGTGGCCACTGCATTCTGCCTTGCCACACTTTCTCTGCTTCTCCTGACTGACCGCTCCATACCAGCACTGGGTCGTACCTTTGTGGTTGCAAGCCAAAGCCATACGGCACAGCAGGTTGATAGTGCTGCCAATGCATGGGAGGAGGCGGGTGGGACTGAAACATTCCTGGCATGCATGGTGGCAGCtggggtggtggaggggggTATGAAGGAAATGGTGGCAGTTCAGCAAAAGATGGGAAGGGCAGGAGCTGTGGTAAGGCTGGAGGACAGCACCAGCCTGCACCACCTTCTGATTGCAAATCTGGCAGAACACCTGCTGAGGATAGGATGATGCAGCATTGGATGTTGAAGGTTGCTGCCGAAGAAGCCTCTGGATATGGTCATGGGCAGGCTCTGTGGCTGTTGCAGACCTGTCTAGCTTAAGACAATCTGACACTTTCTGCtttcctaaaaacaaaaaaatgaaaaccagCACAAATGtgaataacatttgattcacaTAGTtcaaaatgacattaaataatCCATTAAATACACCAGTGTATGTCTATGTGCTGCATACTCCTGCCTAATCCCCTGTATTTTTCAATGAAAACTGGCATTCACATGTAACCaagataactttttatttctagcTGGGCCACACTGCTGTCAGAATTAAACTCTGGATGTGTAAATACATCAAATCTCTATAAATTACATCAGTTTCTTAGAACAAAACACCAAAGCCAATACCTTCAAGAGACTGATCTTGTGTTTTACTGTGCGCCTGACAACATGTCATCTGGGGCTTGTCTACAAGAGGGCTATCCTTCAGCAACTGCAGCAACTTCTCTGTGACATCATCACCTTGCTGGCCACAACAACCTGCCAGCAACAGTGATCCTAGCTGCGAAAGGTGACGGCGAATACAGCTCATAGACTCTTCCAGATGCCCACTTTctggggaaaaagaaaagatttacatCATATGGTTTGACTGTCTCTTGaaggcagaggcggcgttaggaaccgttaggaacacgcggggcctggggccgaccctCCGCGCGGGGcctgggtaatggagtacgtggtatcaacatccctattgatgtgatgctgatttatatacagttagataggctggatcaatttcgcgaaataacgaatgaatttagcgttttaattgttcgtaacagtttgtgacagtagcggttttttcttaaagcgaaataatattgTGACGATAActgaataaactgcttgttattattgtcgggtttgacgtgaagacatgggttcaataatttgcttaattaga
This sequence is a window from Pomacea canaliculata isolate SZHN2017 linkage group LG5, ASM307304v1, whole genome shotgun sequence. Protein-coding genes within it:
- the LOC112563604 gene encoding uncharacterized protein LOC112563604, with the protein product MLQWLEKLQKKQRLKHIPTKILKSLMTMYIQRKAVPQLLHILKAVCHHRLFDLSVCRTYIQLCRKYPVHLIQIFKALKANNLQPAVVDISVLLKAFLQDRASIHHLWEVLCYCSIYQDAPLELVEKAVGQTQTVISNKNILKLVNCWVMTTPSSFLCKLKPETLLRLQTFLHQEPAHCLQQAQGFDLELAVRFLVQIQNKEEDPLFISHLSDVLLRSNVLLNAATFLNFLQEKIKKESGHLEESMSCIRRHLSQLGSLLLAGCCGQQGDDVTEKLLQLLKDSPLVDKPQMTCCQAHSKTQDQSLEGKQKVSDCLKLDRSATATEPAHDHIQRLLRQQPSTSNAASSYPQQVFCQICNQKVVQAGAVLQPYHSSCPSHLLLNCHHFLHTPLHHPSCHHACQECFSPTRLLPCIGSTINLLCRMALACNHKGTTQCWYGAVSQEKQRKCGKAECSGHIRAGCGREGAGGENRHENVPLQPGSW
- the LOC112563608 gene encoding bridging integrator 3-like, giving the protein MSWNPFSILKTPKKPLISRTAERDFEKEVKKLRRICLCRLDEVTKRLHKDGKRLVDANTALTKAERRLTQDLQNTPLCQAEKELKWIVEEWDHALVALDLHSQETNSVLQKAVIDPIKKFNTIFPHVQAAVKKREQSLQEVQKCQNKFTRYQGRERTGQNLVKLHSSKDALQQAEQEFSAQNAALMEEMPRLYESRIQYFEPSLEALIRSQVQHTTEAFRIYGELSNTMNGQKDCSNSEYASRIQQSLAEIKALSITVD